Genomic segment of Apium graveolens cultivar Ventura chromosome 7, ASM990537v1, whole genome shotgun sequence:
tgccctggatttcaaatgaaatccaaatccaaattctCAAACAGCTTATTTGATCAATCAAAtcaaaatttcaaatgaaatTCAGTTTTCCAAATAGACAATTAGATGGAAACACTGTTAGGAACTCCCTTAGAAGTAATTCCAGGGCCTGATTTAGGCTTGTAAAACTCATACGGCACCACCCCAGCTCCAGTCCTGTTTTTCAATTTCGGATTCGAGTTTCGTGCATCAATGATACCATCAAGCTCCAACAGCCTATTCTGAAACAGTTCAAATGCGCGGTTTATAACCTCGTCTTCAGCCCAAGATGGCTCTGGTTCCTGACCAATATATTCTTCATCAGGCGAATGATTCGACAATGCAGACAAAGTTGTCATCACTGTTACAGCTTGTGTTGGAGTAGGATAGCATGCCAAAATCTCGTCCTCGGGCCGTGACAGAAATGACTCCCAAGCCTCGTCTGTCTTGTCTTCATTGGGCATCTTAGTCCTAGAAATTGTAGGCCTATTGGGAAAATAAGCTGCAAAATCATACTGTCCAAAGTTGACAGCTGCATGGTGACCTGACGCTACCCATATGATGGTTACCAAGATTTCGGTTAAATCATCCTGGTTTTCCAGCTTAGGCCACCCTTCTTTTTTGTCCCCATGGCCTACAGTTCGGATTTCTGTCCACCAGTTGTTGATTTCATCGTCGGATTCTACGTGGCTTGCATCCGGGTAGTAATGATCCACATAGGCCTTAACCCATTCTTTAATGATCGTCCAAAGAATTAGACCGTCGCTGGCATAAGGGTAGTCTTCTATTACTAATTTCACTCCGGTGCTTGAGTTTGGATCTTCCTCGGCCATTCCCCTGATATGTATTATATTTGTCATTCATTTGTAAATTGCATTTGTCTATCTGTGAAGTTTCTAGAAAGATTGTAGTGTACATACCTTTTGATGAGATCTGCAGGCAATCCTTCTTCATCAAAGCGCCACAATAATTTGTAAGCAACAGAGCTTATCTCCATAGAGTACCTTCCTGGTGAAAATGAAGACTCAATGATTCCATTTGCATTAATTAGTCCTTGGCGCGCCAGTGCGTTAATATTCATTGTGTATCTGAGATGAGGCTTCAGCAGTCTATATATTGGATGCAATGCGCTAAGTTGTCGGTTTGTTGCAAGTACATAAGGTTCTACCGCACAGTGAGTTCTTATCCTGCAGCAGCAAAAGACATTAACACAGATATTGAAATAACCAAGTTGTGTAACTATGTTGTGCAGGGTGAAAATGCTCAAATACAACGTTTCGAGAACATTGCTTTGCAGGCTTCTGTTTGTTTACTTCAACTTTTTTGAAACACGGGGGCAGATGGATATATTTGTGCAAACCTTAAGGCTTAAAAAGTCATTAAGCCTAAAAAAAACATTGCAAGGTTGCAATGATGCGACTGCTTGTTGGAAGTAAGCGACATACCAATGGCTAATTAGCTGGTGATAACCAGAGTCGATTGCGAGGAATTGAGCTTTAGCTAGCTTCCATAGCCAGCCAGATGTAGAATCCAAACCTGGTAAATATACCTCCTTCCATTGGTCTCTCCCTCTTCCCTTTGGACGAACCAACTCAATAGCTATTGGTTTTAATGTGTTCAAATGAGTTCTAAAAAACAACGCCCTCGCTCCGTAAAGATTTACCCCTTCTATGTCTCTTACTTTGTGAACATATGGCAACAAAAGATCATGGTAATCTACAACAAAAAGCTTCTTATCTTTAATGGCCTGCACACAAATGAAGCAATCAAAATTGCATTCTTGATAATCAAATGATTTGCTTATGTGGTGCGATATTATTTTCGTATTACCTCCTCAACTGTTGAGCGCCCTAGCATCATCATTTCGACCAACTTCGTAGTGATTGCTGATTCTGGTGGTCCATAAATAGCAGGGTCAAGATTACTTTTCAATGGCCAGTCCTGCACAGATTTTAAGTATATAAAAAGTGCCTCCATAACGCGCATTTTCATAGCATTTTCCCTCGTTGTTGTATGGCAGACAGCCGAGGAACTAATCTATTTTCCTCGGAATATAGAACTAAAGTTTGATTGAACTGTGTACCATGTATACCTTAACCAATTTTATGCTACAAGGGTTGATTCCAGCCAGCGTTTGACGACCAAACTCTTCATCTTTTATCCACAGAAATTTATCTCCTGCATATTATAGCGAATTTGatatgttctgcaaactaaacaagTAAATATAGATATTAACTCGGGTACTATAGTTAGTAACGTACTGTCAAGCACTGCAGGAGTTCCAAAGCGCAGGACTTTTTTCACCGAGAAAGGAAGAAAGGTTACTATTCTTCGAAAAATATTCTTAAGTTTTTCCTGAAATGCTTCAGACAGATCTTCATCTTCATTGAAAAGCTGGTCAATCGCTGTGAAGTACGGAAATCCAAGTTCCAGGCCTATAAATGCATTCTCCAGTCCAGGCACAAATGACTGTTTGATTCCTTTATTCGTCGTGTCCGTGTGATTTTCCATCTTCACCTCAGAGAAATATTCGTCCCTTGGCACATAAAAGTTGCCTTCTGGAAGTGTTTCTGAATTCTTATCTGCAAAAGATAAAGTGTGTGGTAATGAATTATCATAATTTCTTCACAAATGTCGAACTAATATAACTACTATTGATCAATGCAAGTAAATATACCGTTCTTGCAGCGAGGGCGGCCAGTTCTACCACGTCTCGGATAAGGAAATTCTGTACTGCCACCAAGTACTTCTCTCTTCAAATCTTTGCCCTTCTCAGGGTCTTCATATTTATCAGGGTCACCGAGATCATTATAGACATCGTAGTCATAGATTCTTTCACCATACTTTCGCTCTCCAGTGCCATCACCTCTGAGAGCAGACAAATCGCGTTCTCTGTAGTCACGTAGCCCACTTGGTGTTTGGGATGGTAGGTATGACTGTCATCCACAATATCACAAACATTTTTAAGCCTTTGTGTTTGATAGTAATGTAGTGTTACAACAAGATTTCAAGTCAATTAATAGTTGACTGACCTTGTTAGTGAAGAAGATTCTCTTGATGGTCTCTTTCTTTGTTGAGGGTTGAACAAATGACTTGCAACTTACATTGATCCTTCCATCTTCAAAGCCATCAAGATATATTCTTCTCACATATATCTCCTTGGTGTGTTTACTTTCGATGAGTACACCACCAATCTCCCCGAAcccttcaggcacatctagctCGCACTTATACTCTATGTCATTTTCGTCTTCCATCCCTTTCTTGTAGGCTTTTCCTTCAACTGGTTTGCTATCTGTCCATCCATTAACAAATTCTTAGCACGTATAAAGATTATTGATACTGAGCTTATCGTCTAGAAAAGACTACGAAGATTCTGGAAAGGATCTTCCTCTAACACCTTGAGATTTTAGAGTGACCGGTTCCTTAACAGTTAGCATTGATAAAAAAATGTATACTTACACTGGCTGTTAT
This window contains:
- the LOC141671859 gene encoding linoleate 13S-lipoxygenase 2-1, chloroplastic-like, which gives rise to MLKPQALLNQHASNPFTGNNTLFPWHTTFASNSLIDRKRENRKVDKKAHRVQCCARGESSKLNAVASPSVPAPLAAGDSGKSMKLTATVIVQISDEGMLDYIDNVMGRKIIVQLVPAENNSQYSKPVEGKAYKKGMEDENDIEYKCELDVPEGFGEIGGVLIESKHTKEIYVRRIYLDGFEDGRINVSCKSFVQPSTKKETIKRIFFTNKSYLPSQTPSGLRDYRERDLSALRGDGTGERKYGERIYDYDVYNDLGDPDKYEDPEKGKDLKREVLGGSTEFPYPRRGRTGRPRCKNDKNSETLPEGNFYVPRDEYFSEVKMENHTDTTNKGIKQSFVPGLENAFIGLELGFPYFTAIDQLFNEDEDLSEAFQEKLKNIFRRIVTFLPFSVKKVLRFGTPAVLDRDKFLWIKDEEFGRQTLAGINPCSIKLVKDWPLKSNLDPAIYGPPESAITTKLVEMMMLGRSTVEEAIKDKKLFVVDYHDLLLPYVHKVRDIEGVNLYGARALFFRTHLNTLKPIAIELVRPKGRGRDQWKEVYLPGLDSTSGWLWKLAKAQFLAIDSGYHQLISHWIRTHCAVEPYVLATNRQLSALHPIYRLLKPHLRYTMNINALARQGLINANGIIESSFSPGRYSMEISSVAYKLLWRFDEEGLPADLIKRGMAEEDPNSSTGVKLVIEDYPYASDGLILWTIIKEWVKAYVDHYYPDASHVESDDEINNWWTEIRTVGHGDKKEGWPKLENQDDLTEILVTIIWVASGHHAAVNFGQYDFAAYFPNRPTISRTKMPNEDKTDEAWESFLSRPEDEILACYPTPTQAVTVMTTLSALSNHSPDEEYIGQEPEPSWAEDEVINRAFELFQNRLLELDGIIDARNSNPKLKNRTGAGVVPYEFYKPKSGPGITSKGVPNSVSI